In the genome of Pseudoalteromonas rubra, one region contains:
- a CDS encoding class I SAM-dependent methyltransferase, producing MLIDANWRILTVGDGDLSFSLSLSRQLKPGHLCASIYDDEATLRSKYQLHALDHLRDSNVTVLSEFDVNNPSCWEALQGKQFDAVIFQFPLIPAFTSKQAFDAQPLSTNTLNRRLLRNFIDFSHRFALDPAGPMLTLITSKDVKPYCEWNLEDSLCNGLDYHYLGQSEFNINAFEGYRIRNVDRDKHVKDTSGITYYWSAKPHTALRESLYLPPYLTQNHCAMCRAGPFLSEQDKLAHLGSKKHAMMLRHENDWLTYLKTG from the coding sequence ATGTTAATAGATGCAAATTGGCGCATTTTGACCGTTGGCGATGGTGATCTAAGCTTTTCCTTATCACTGAGCAGACAGTTAAAACCCGGTCATTTATGTGCCAGTATCTATGACGATGAAGCCACCCTGAGAAGCAAATACCAGCTTCATGCTTTGGACCATTTACGCGATTCAAATGTGACTGTGCTGAGCGAATTTGACGTCAATAATCCAAGCTGCTGGGAAGCCTTACAAGGAAAGCAGTTTGACGCAGTGATTTTCCAGTTTCCTTTGATCCCTGCATTTACCAGCAAACAGGCATTTGATGCTCAACCACTATCGACAAACACACTGAATCGACGTTTGTTACGTAACTTTATCGATTTCAGCCACCGCTTTGCACTTGACCCTGCGGGCCCAATGCTCACCCTGATCACCTCGAAAGATGTCAAACCTTATTGCGAATGGAATCTGGAGGACTCGCTATGTAACGGGCTGGACTATCATTATCTGGGCCAGAGTGAGTTCAATATAAATGCATTCGAGGGCTATCGGATCCGCAATGTCGACAGAGATAAACATGTTAAAGATACCAGCGGTATCACTTATTACTGGTCAGCAAAACCTCACACAGCTTTGCGTGAATCGCTTTATCTGCCGCCCTATTTAACACAAAATCATTGTGCTATGTGCCGTGCAGGACCCTTTCTGAGCGAGCAAGATAAACTCGCACATTTGGGGTCAAAAAAGCATGCTATGATGCTCAGGCATGAAAATGATTGGCTCACCTACCTCAAAACGGGCTAG
- a CDS encoding methyl-accepting chemotaxis protein — protein MLKNLFANTSQQSEIQQLKAELAAQRQAYEQLEAEKQAMQNELVEAQQQLNDNTDNQLLQCALSGLGQIHEVRDAVLRSLHQIEEESSSISQVSASFETSESSLEKILSGMSSLSTNMASMTDNISGLSHMADNINTFVTTISKISDQTNLLALNAAIEAARAGEAGRGFSVVADEVRALANNTNESANEVSDLVKKIIDTTQLTVDGVNVIQNSNNDLSSSIAHLNDEYGNIVSCCGSMKQTIVSASLQTFVQTAKLDHVVWKGEVYGVIAGNSNKQITEFADHTSCRLGKWLSGEAGKVMNKSGLLNRIDGPHREVHRAGVEAMTLFVAGEKQKAIGELNRMEQASRDVLRLLDEVTH, from the coding sequence GTGTTAAAGAATCTTTTTGCCAATACCAGTCAACAATCGGAAATCCAACAGTTGAAAGCAGAATTGGCCGCACAACGACAGGCATATGAGCAACTGGAGGCAGAAAAACAAGCAATGCAAAATGAGCTTGTTGAAGCACAACAGCAACTAAACGACAATACGGACAATCAGCTTTTGCAATGTGCACTTTCCGGACTTGGTCAGATCCACGAAGTACGTGACGCCGTGCTGCGCAGCCTGCATCAGATAGAGGAAGAAAGCAGCTCAATTTCTCAGGTCAGTGCCTCGTTTGAAACCTCAGAGTCATCATTGGAAAAGATCCTCTCAGGCATGTCCAGTCTGTCGACCAATATGGCCAGCATGACCGACAATATTTCTGGCCTGTCGCATATGGCAGATAACATCAATACTTTTGTCACCACGATTTCAAAAATCTCTGATCAGACCAACCTTCTGGCACTCAATGCCGCTATCGAGGCAGCCCGTGCCGGCGAAGCTGGTCGTGGCTTTAGTGTGGTTGCCGATGAAGTTCGGGCACTGGCAAACAACACCAACGAGTCGGCGAACGAAGTATCAGATCTGGTTAAAAAGATCATAGATACAACCCAGCTTACAGTCGATGGGGTGAATGTCATCCAAAACTCTAACAACGACCTATCCTCAAGTATTGCCCACCTCAACGATGAATACGGTAATATTGTAAGTTGCTGCGGCTCTATGAAGCAGACCATTGTCTCAGCATCGCTGCAAACTTTTGTACAAACAGCAAAGCTCGATCATGTTGTATGGAAGGGTGAAGTATACGGCGTCATTGCAGGCAATAGTAACAAACAAATCACCGAGTTTGCCGACCACACAAGCTGCCGTCTGGGCAAGTGGCTCAGCGGTGAAGCGGGCAAAGTAATGAATAAATCGGGATTACTCAATCGTATTGACGGCCCGCATAGGGAGGTCCATCGTGCCGGTGTCGAAGCAATGACTCTGTTTGTTGCCGGTGAAAAGCAAAAAGCCATCGGCGAGCTTAATCGCATGGAACAGGCCAGCCGTGATGTGCTCAGATTGCTGGATGAAGTAACACACTAG
- a CDS encoding GGDEF domain-containing protein: protein MRQKLLLALIWLATACVIILLYGNHASFGATVEELIWFAISLTVLVFSLPHLQHKLLLYAWGIYCIGLLLDLLDDLMTIELIPVNTFDTSLKHLGFMLVCYGMHTIIKQKRETISALNHEIEERQKLEQKLKFDATHDELTGLGNRRACFEQFERLCTSSAYLYYFDLDNFKQANDKYGHNIGDKILKKVAEAMTREFTADACFRIGGDEFVAFTSETVLKEDALRAQLLEEVFEYGVGVSIGRTAADPAEDPDVLLHKADIGMYENKANKSIRASVR, encoded by the coding sequence ATGCGTCAAAAATTACTACTGGCTCTGATCTGGCTTGCAACAGCTTGTGTCATTATCTTACTCTACGGCAACCATGCTTCTTTTGGGGCAACGGTAGAAGAGCTGATATGGTTTGCCATTTCATTAACTGTGCTGGTGTTCAGCCTGCCTCACCTGCAACATAAGCTGCTGTTATACGCCTGGGGGATCTACTGTATTGGCCTGTTACTGGATCTCCTTGATGATCTGATGACCATTGAGCTCATTCCCGTCAACACCTTTGACACGTCGTTAAAGCATCTGGGCTTTATGTTGGTGTGCTACGGCATGCATACCATTATTAAGCAAAAACGCGAAACCATCAGTGCACTCAACCACGAAATCGAAGAGCGCCAAAAACTGGAACAAAAGTTAAAATTTGATGCAACACACGACGAATTGACAGGGCTGGGAAATCGACGCGCCTGCTTTGAACAATTTGAACGTTTGTGTACCTCCAGTGCTTACCTGTATTACTTCGATCTGGATAACTTTAAGCAAGCCAATGATAAATATGGTCACAATATTGGCGATAAGATACTAAAAAAAGTGGCTGAAGCGATGACGCGCGAATTCACGGCTGATGCCTGCTTTCGGATAGGTGGCGATGAGTTCGTGGCCTTTACCAGTGAAACAGTATTAAAAGAAGATGCCCTGCGGGCACAGTTGTTAGAAGAGGTCTTTGAATATGGTGTTGGGGTAAGCATAGGCAGAACTGCGGCCGACCCAGCTGAAGACCCGGATGTATTACTCCACAAGGCTGATATCGGTATGTATGAGAACAAAGCCAATAAAAGTATCCGCGCCTCCGTCAGATAA
- a CDS encoding DUF3429 family protein, protein MHSYFNHIMLAYIGFIPFLLCVALTLMVGSSTAVIDAFSYYSLGVLAFLAGSLWRPGEQSQQRAVIAILVIVPFPLLAVASQVVMLSYLSVAYWLVLIFERSAPAWQETHQDYQKMRFTLTSVVFVSHLFMVAQAVELAG, encoded by the coding sequence ATGCACTCATACTTTAACCACATTATGCTGGCCTACATTGGCTTTATTCCTTTCTTACTCTGTGTGGCACTCACATTAATGGTTGGCAGCTCAACGGCCGTTATCGACGCGTTTAGCTACTATAGCCTGGGCGTTTTGGCCTTTCTGGCTGGCAGCCTATGGCGCCCGGGTGAGCAATCGCAACAGCGTGCCGTAATCGCCATTCTGGTGATCGTCCCTTTCCCCTTGCTCGCCGTCGCTTCTCAAGTCGTGATGCTAAGCTACCTGTCAGTGGCTTATTGGCTGGTGTTAATTTTTGAACGCAGCGCCCCGGCCTGGCAGGAGACGCATCAGGATTATCAAAAAATGCGCTTCACGCTGACTTCCGTTGTCTTTGTCAGCCATTTATTCATGGTCGCACAGGCAGTCGAACTTGCCGGGTGA